The DNA sequence ttcaaattatttttattgtttatccAACTTTTTCCCCTACGGTTTTGGCGCTTTATAcaatgtttttggtgttttttctacgtttttgtgctttatataatgttttggtgtgtttttctacgtttttgtgctttatacaatgtttttgtgttttttctaccatttttttgtctgttttgtgaagcactttgtaacgtAGATTTTGAAAAGCTctctataaataaagattaGTATTGACAgggtttctttgtgtgttttttgtcctCTGCAGGTTTCCTGGTTTCAAAGAGGTGCGACTGGTCCCGGGGAAACACGACATCTCCTTCGTGGAGTTTGAGAGCGAGACGCAGGCGGGCGTGGCTAAAGACGCACTGCAAGGCTTCCGGATCACAGCCACCTGCGCCATGAAGATCACCTACGCCAAGAAGTAGTCCCCGAGTTCAGTCGCTGGACACACAGAGACTCTGAGGGGGACAAAGGGGGACATGGTCCCTGGATTACCGTTGGGGTCCCACATTGATTTTTGTAAATCATAcagagctgtttgttttttgttttgttggtaaaaTTCAGTCCCGTCGTTCCGAGTCGAGGAGCAGATAATCTCTGGCCTACATCtggttttgtaaaataaaaggcTTTTACATAATTGTTGctctttaagtgtgtgtgtgtgtgtgtgtgtgtgtgtgtgtgtgtgtgtgtgtgtggggggggggggggggggggggggggggggggggggggggggggggggggggggggggggggggggggggggggggggggagggaaaaaaaaaaaaaaaaaaaaaaaaaaaaaaaaagaagggggggggggggaggagaaaaaaaaaaaaaaaaaaaaaaaaaaaaaaaagaaaaaaaaaaaaaaaaaaaaaaaaaaaaaaaaaaaaaaaaaaaaaaaaaaaaaaaaaaaaaaaaaaaaaaaaaaaaaaaaaaaaaaaaaaaaaaaaaaaaaaaaaaaaacaacaaaaaaaaaaaaataaacaccaacaaaaaaaaaaaaaaaaaaaacaaaacattcttatcaaaaaaaacaaccctcgGGACCACAAACAATTTTTGGGTTTTTGGGGGGGGccacaaaattttttttaaacagcaaaaaacatttttatttttttttttttttttttttgaagggacCCCCAAACTGTGGAATTGGCTTCCTACAAATATAAAGACTCTAACTAAATTGTCCACCTTTCCAAAAAACTAGTAAAAGCATGGttaatacagcagcagcagtgtgatcaTGCCATATGAAAtgtatagctgtgtgtgtgtgtgaggtgttcATCTGTGTGAGTCCcgagttaatgtgtttatttactacacttatttttattgttgttaactgttttttttggacattttattgtattcacTGTAAAAATCTGACTCCTTTTATTATTTGAACTGTTAAAAGCCCTCCTAGGGACAGGTGTTGCGAATTAGCCATGGCTATAAACACTGAGATACAGGCATCGGATTGTTATTTAtgtaataatctatgttttttgtatctgtccctatttaaataaactacaaaaaaaataaaaataataatatttaatgttTCTAGTGACGGCATCCTCTAGTGGAAGTAGTAGTGATGACGTGTgtaaagcaggaagtaaggtgatgaAGTATAAGAGCCAAATGTCCCGGTAATGAGGCAGGTtgggggatgggtcaaacaggactttcacccaagagaacAGGGTTTGTCTTCAGTttgaaaatcctccacaatcaCTATTTGTTTTTATACGTTTAATGGTTCTTTTCACCcaccatgtataaacaccactaacaccaacttatcaccactagttttacacttatttttgaattgcatggtcaataaacctcatttataggaaactATACCTAatccttgagttaaaaaaagatgaaattatgaataattttagactaatattaaaggaaggataatcacagactggtatatgtcaacgttcagcgaggatactgtttagaaaatttcaatttcattttcaaatgctaaaattttaataaaacaccccaaattcaatgaaagtagataTCCGATCTTATGTCGTTCTGCAGCGCAGCGTTGTGAATCATCCatccgtgttatttttgggtaaatacaattatgtagttaaaaagaaaccactttactcttatttttttattttattttttatttatttatgtgacTGCTTCTCTTGTATCACTTGTGGTTTCTTGAATTGtctaacattaaaataaaaaatgaaataaaagaaacCCAGATTTCTGTATGATATATAAAGAAATTTTGAAAACGGgagctaaaaaaaaaggtgagacCGATTCATCCTCCACAATCACTGCTGgtgaaaacaaacatttcctCCTGCCGCCCCTTCCACATTAAAAGCATCCAACTGGTGAAACACACAgtgagcttttattgtgaaacagccACAGGAAACACAATGTACTGGTAATGAAAAACAACTTCTGTGTAAACCAGCTTTTCTGTTCAGTGTTTGGTGTACAAGTCACTGTTTACTACAGGCCTTGTGTTCAACaactgctttattttacagtttttattctACAATCACATATTTACAGATGTCTTTCACTTATAAACCATCTTAcccacaaaacaaaccaaaaataacCAAAGTGACTAATAATGAACAAAAACACTTTTCAGACAAAAAGTGAAACATTCATTAACCTTTTATACCCGGTATAATAACGACACATattgtgttctgtagacactataGACATGTAATAGACCTTCAGCTGCCTTCAGACCAAAGAAAGTGATCTGCAGATTTTTGGCAGAGTTGTGCAGCGGTGGGAGTGTCACTGAAACAGCCTGTTTGTGTGACttcccaatgtagcacaagtacactttatatttcacacttactgttttctgtcagatggTCTATAGATCTCGACATTTCCGACTTTGAAGGCATCTTTATTtcccggagaaagagagaaagaaaagagatgagtGAGATATagcgagtgctttgttgttgtagGAAACATTCAGCGGGACTGATGGAGGGACTGAGGAATCAGTCAGCTGTTCCCCAAACTCCGGGCAGTTCAGAGCCTGTGTCGAATGTGGTGATTGATGAAGTGAACATCAATCACCACATTTAAAAGATAGAAAATCAGATCTAAACAAATTATTAACATTTGTTTCcctgaatgaaaataaatgaatcaaagttaagtgattagtttactctgacaggagagatgatcagagggGCAGAGTTTTTACCACCATCATTAAAACACGGACTGAAGTATgggaagagtttctcagtgaaggagcagccagtaaaggagtagataagagctgcagcatctacgtcataaaaggagaccagaccctcctcataatccacaaacacccccaccttctgagggaggagacttcagagagagaaggacacCAGGGCCAGCTAGAGCTTTGTACTTATTTCCATTTCTCAACCATATAGTCCAGTAACCATCCTCAGGGCTCAGTGTGATGATTCCCTTCCTGTTGATCGACCCCCTCGCCACACCTCTAAATCCCAGTCAGTCTTTTCTTTAACTTGAACCTCAAAGTAAAATCTGCCTGAAGAGAAACTCTGCTTTCCTaaaacattaacacaataaGAAAATCTCTCTGGGTTGTCTGGGAGATTCTTCTTCACATCACCGTGATTCACTTGTTTCCCatcatcagacaggatgagtttaggatgtgctgtatcaggatcaagagtcacatccactgcatactgctggACCCTCTTCAGCTCGGCTTtaagcagcttcttcatctctgtactgagtgtctcctccagctgaACCACAGCTTTCACCACAGTCCCCTCATATGATGATGGACGGACGCTGATCTCTGTCCAGTCCTTGGTGGGTGGAGGTTGTTGGATGTTTAGGGACTGGACactctggagaagatggaggtggtCTTCAGAGCGTGAGACCTGCTCCACCTCAATGCTTCtcttcatcagctcagagatttcctgttccagctctttgatgaaagcttcggcctgtttttctgttgttttctgcttttctttgatcgtgttgatgagctcattcaggcctctctcaacagactccttcagagaagtgaagacctgaacaccttctgctatctctctgtctgcatcttcctcactgaggtcgactgagtgtttgatctcctgaatcttcagtcgtctcttctggatcatctgctGAATTTCAGCCTCTGTCTTCCCCAACTTGACCTTCTTTCCTTCATATTCTTCTTTCAGAGGAACAACATCATGCATCTTGTGGTCTAAAACAGTGCAGAGCTTGCAGACACATGTCTGGTCAgtcttacagaacagctccagaggTTTATTGTGCTCTGTACACATCCTGCCTTCCAGGTTCTCCACAGGGTcgatcagctgatgtcttttGGCGTGGCATGGTCAGTTGAGGCTCCAGGTGAGTCTCGCAGGGTAGGTgaccagacacaccaggcaggacttcagggacttcagtttggttccagtgcagacgtcacagggaatttctcctggtttggacacttgttgctctgagctgctgctgctggctttctgtTGAGCTGACTGTCTGAACTGAGTGACCATGTCAGAGATGAAAGTGTTGACTCTCAAATCAGGTCTTGTGGTAAAACCCTCCTTACAGATGGGACAAAGGCACCTGTTACTAGTATTCCAGTGTTCAGTAATGCAGATTTTGCAGAAGTTGTGACCACATGATGTGTTGACAggatcagtgaacacatccagacagatggagcacagaaactgatcttcagATGACAGATAGTTTGCAGCAGCAATATCTACAtgtgtgaaagaaaagaaaatcatattcaaaatacagttttaattataaaaaaagtgtGTATACTTGCACTGAACTGTGAGCAACAAGGAACATTTAAATCATGCTAACAAAGTGAAGCTCCCTACTCTGACAAAACAGCACTGAATATATCCACACAAGGGCGGAGCCGGACATTGTAAAAATGTGGGGCTCAGCCCGGGTTACAGCGAACTAAATGCACtatatattttaaaggtcccatggcataaacATTTTCCCTttgatgaggttttttaacattaatatgtgttcccccagcctccCTATGgtcagtggctagaaatggtgataggtgtaaaccgagccctgggtatcctgctctgcctttgagaaaatgaaagctcagatggcccaatcaggaatcttctccttatgaggtcataaggtgTCACGCACTCGGGGAATTAGAGGACCCAAAAGCAGAGAGCAGACGAGGGAACGTTTGATCTTGGGGAAGTATTTCACAAAAACAGCAAAGTACACACCAAACAAACAGAGTCCCGACTGCAGAGGGCAAAAACTTCTTCCAGAATGTAGTCCAAAAACCAGGAACTTGAGACAAAAAGGAAATCCACGGAGCACAGAACTCGAACTGAAGCTGGCACACAGAGaaactacaaaaacaaaatgatctgacactggacaagggCAACACAGAGGCTAAGTACAAAAGGTAACGAGCAAACAGgggacaggtgatacaacaTGTGAAACACATCAGAGTGGGGCAGAACAATCAGACAGGTGGGAAAACCCAAAActggaagtaaaactagacaagacagaaaaccagactaccaAAACAATCATCAGAATATTACATAAACAATACAGGAAAGCATAATCATACACAATCACAAATAATAACGGGAAAGgttaccttccctttctctgctttgactgcccagagaatttggcccctccatgagagagagagatcatggctttcaaacgagcaaagtggaagttggtcaaggccacacccccaccctccatcttgctccccctctctcctcctcaatagctacatatgcagaaatggcacatcctaaggaaagctca is a window from the Perca fluviatilis chromosome 1, GENO_Pfluv_1.0, whole genome shotgun sequence genome containing:
- the LOC120566853 gene encoding U2 small nuclear ribonucleoprotein B''-like: MALLHIHKDILDDLDIQGLMAEFISRTPEGKSTFGVPEIIVRFPGFKEVRLVPGKHDISFVEFESETQAGVAKDALQGFRITATCAMKITYAKK